In the Paroedura picta isolate Pp20150507F chromosome 15, Ppicta_v3.0, whole genome shotgun sequence genome, one interval contains:
- the TNFRSF18 gene encoding tumor necrosis factor receptor superfamily member 18, with protein sequence MRTGTEGPETRWVYFAVFWLCGEFAGALEDRLRPRAGDGGNICCSGEAPAPCPTNPAPKKCKSGESYSNPRCDECRTLPSCQAGQELQCSGTIDFNFFCEKCPDGTYSDGKTHCCVPWTDCSRIGLQTVHPGNRTHNSQCSIVLLTTETDSMFTSVLAIVTAAGIFLVILMMLSLLLCMWVQKREKIPDMEDLEAIEASNHVQLPQPHEDSLSCQYPEEEQGHKTLSERDSAPFLSHGSPA encoded by the exons CCGTTGGGTTTACTTTGCGGTCTTTTGGCTCTGTGGAGAATTCGCGGGAGCTTTGGAAGACAGGTTGCGACCACGGGCAGGTGATGGCGGGAACATATGTTGCTCAG GAGAGGCTCCTGCACCGTGTCCCACCAACCCGGCCCCCAAGAAGTGCAAATCTGGGGAAAGCTACTCCAACCCGCGATGTGATGAATGCCGGACGCTCCCATCCTGCCAGGCCGGGCAGGAGCTGCAGTGCTCAG GTACCATTGACTTTAACTTTTTCTGTGAAAAATGTCCTGATGGAACCTACTCAGATGGGAAGACCCACTGTTGCGTTCCTTGGACAGA CTGCAGCCGGATTGGGTTGCAAACTGTCCACCCTGGAAATCGTACGCACAATTCACAGTGTAGCATTGTTCTTTTGACCACGGAGACAG ATTCCATGTTCACCAGCGTCCTGGCTATTGTGACAGCGGCGGGTATATTCCTGGTCATCCTCATGATGTTGTCTTTACTCCTCTGCATGTGGGTGCAAAAGAGAGAAAAGATCCCCGACATGGAAG ACTTGGAAGCCATCGAGGCTTCTAACCACGTGCAGCTCCCGCAACCACACGAGGACAGCCTCAGTTGCCAGTACCCGGAGGAAGAACAGGGTCACAAAACGCTGAGTGAAAGGGACTCAGCGCCATTCTTGTCACACGGAAGCCCGGCGTAG